From Gemmatimonadaceae bacterium, one genomic window encodes:
- the lgt gene encoding prolipoprotein diacylglyceryl transferase produces MSIPYPPIRPDLFRIGPFSVRWYAVMYVVGYIVGAKIAARRAARGLVRLSPADIDAFISYMMISMLLGARLMYAAVYEPGHYFSRPLEFFAIWHGGLSFHGAVIGMVIATALFARRRAIPFLTVTDTLALAGTPGLFFGRLGNFFNAELYGRPTQLPWGMIFPTDPLHIPRHPSELYEAIGEGVVLAILLFWLERRSIARHWYRPGVLSAAFLIGYGVIRFVIEFTRQPDPQLGFVLGPFSAGQLLSAAMVVVGAAFAVYLRSRPASVASSAATSTSDSAA; encoded by the coding sequence ATGTCGATTCCCTACCCGCCCATTCGCCCCGACCTGTTCCGCATCGGCCCGTTCTCGGTTCGCTGGTATGCGGTCATGTACGTTGTCGGTTATATCGTGGGCGCCAAGATCGCCGCGCGACGGGCGGCCCGCGGCCTCGTACGGCTCTCGCCTGCCGACATCGACGCGTTCATCAGCTATATGATGATTAGTATGCTGCTCGGCGCACGGCTGATGTATGCCGCCGTTTACGAGCCGGGGCATTACTTCAGTCGTCCCCTCGAGTTCTTCGCCATCTGGCACGGGGGCCTCTCGTTCCACGGCGCGGTGATCGGGATGGTCATCGCCACGGCGCTCTTTGCCAGGCGTCGCGCGATCCCGTTCCTGACGGTGACCGATACGCTGGCGCTTGCCGGGACCCCGGGGTTGTTCTTCGGGCGACTCGGCAACTTCTTCAACGCCGAATTGTACGGTCGGCCGACGCAGCTGCCCTGGGGGATGATCTTCCCCACCGACCCGCTCCACATCCCGCGACATCCGTCAGAGCTGTATGAGGCCATCGGAGAGGGCGTGGTCCTCGCGATCCTGTTGTTCTGGCTCGAACGGCGCTCGATTGCGCGCCACTGGTACCGCCCCGGGGTGCTGTCGGCCGCCTTCCTGATCGGCTACGGCGTGATCCGTTTCGTCATCGAATTCACGCGGCAGCCCGACCCGCAGCTCGGATTCGTCCTCGGCCCGTTCAGCGCCGGACAACTGCTTTCGGCGGCCATGGTCGTCGTGGGAGCCGCGTTCGCCGTGTATCTGCGCTCGCGGCCAGCGTCCGTTGCCTCGTCAGCGGCCACGTCGACCTCCGATTCTGCCGCTTGA
- a CDS encoding (Fe-S)-binding protein: MSAERMIFVFVLVLAAGFFSLNVQRLVGYLRVGKPEGRLDHPWQRAWNVLRIAIAQEKIFRDPVAGPMHAGIFWGFLVLTAGTVELIVQGIVPGFSYAHLLPHALYVVYSFSQDAFALLVLAAVGFAFFRRLVLHPRRLDGDHTHHGDAYFILGMIGALMVTLLAMNAFLGVADPAALGHEKLVSRALAVLLGGVSPATARAVSHVNWWLHVLLVLFFLNYLPYSKHLHVVTSLFNVFFSNTSGPGQKGVMRAMDLEADVEQFGASDVAQLTWKNLLDGYSCTECGRCTAACPANITGKLLSPRKIVINTRQRLMESVGGLGVLEDDDRGPVAAAGRHLLDDYITEDELWACTSCRACVQECPVSIDQLDIINEMRRHLVLSESRFPQELQPAFESMERNGSPWAFRPADRAQWAEGLGVPTMAEAFAQGRRPQVLFWVGCMGSFDDRAKKTTIAFARILQACGIDFAILGQEETCHGDPARRMGNEYLYQMLAKNAIETLDRYQVRTIVTSCPHCFHQIGNEFPQLGGLYEVIHHSTFIERLLEENRIPLRTDSGRELTVAYHDSCYLGRYNDVYDAPRETLKRALPIMKLVEPVRHRDRGLCCGAGGGRMWMEESTGKRINAERTEELLATGADTIAVACPFCMTMMNDSVKSRA; this comes from the coding sequence ATGTCGGCGGAACGCATGATCTTCGTATTCGTCCTGGTGCTGGCGGCGGGGTTCTTCTCGCTCAACGTGCAACGCCTGGTCGGGTACCTGCGCGTCGGGAAGCCTGAAGGCCGGCTGGATCATCCGTGGCAGCGGGCGTGGAACGTGCTCCGCATCGCCATCGCGCAGGAGAAGATCTTCCGCGATCCGGTGGCCGGCCCCATGCACGCCGGGATCTTCTGGGGCTTTCTGGTGCTCACGGCTGGCACCGTGGAGTTGATCGTCCAGGGGATCGTGCCCGGGTTCTCCTACGCGCATCTGCTGCCGCACGCCTTATATGTGGTCTATTCGTTCTCGCAGGATGCGTTCGCCCTGCTCGTGCTCGCGGCCGTGGGCTTCGCGTTCTTCCGCCGGTTGGTGTTGCATCCGCGGCGACTCGATGGCGACCACACTCACCACGGCGACGCGTACTTCATTCTCGGGATGATCGGCGCGCTGATGGTGACGCTGCTGGCCATGAACGCGTTCCTGGGCGTGGCTGATCCAGCGGCCCTGGGACACGAGAAGCTCGTGTCGCGCGCGCTGGCCGTGCTGCTCGGGGGCGTATCGCCGGCCACGGCGCGCGCGGTGTCGCACGTGAACTGGTGGCTGCACGTCCTGCTGGTGCTGTTCTTCCTCAACTACCTGCCCTATTCCAAGCACCTGCACGTCGTCACATCGCTGTTCAATGTGTTCTTCTCCAACACGAGCGGCCCCGGGCAGAAGGGCGTGATGCGCGCCATGGATCTCGAGGCCGACGTGGAGCAGTTCGGGGCGTCGGACGTGGCGCAACTCACGTGGAAGAACCTGCTCGACGGATACTCGTGCACGGAGTGCGGACGGTGCACGGCGGCATGCCCGGCGAACATCACGGGCAAACTGTTGAGCCCCCGTAAGATCGTGATCAATACGCGTCAGCGGCTCATGGAATCGGTGGGCGGGCTTGGCGTGCTGGAGGACGACGACCGGGGGCCGGTGGCGGCCGCCGGACGGCACCTGCTCGACGATTACATCACCGAGGACGAGTTGTGGGCCTGCACGAGTTGCCGCGCGTGTGTGCAAGAGTGCCCGGTCTCCATCGACCAGTTGGACATCATCAATGAGATGCGGCGCCACCTCGTGCTGTCGGAGTCGCGCTTTCCCCAGGAGTTGCAGCCGGCGTTCGAATCCATGGAACGCAACGGGTCGCCCTGGGCGTTCCGCCCGGCCGACCGCGCGCAGTGGGCCGAGGGGCTCGGCGTGCCGACCATGGCGGAGGCCTTCGCGCAGGGCCGCCGGCCCCAAGTGTTGTTCTGGGTGGGGTGCATGGGGTCGTTCGACGACCGGGCCAAGAAGACGACGATCGCGTTCGCGCGCATCCTCCAAGCGTGCGGCATCGACTTCGCGATCCTCGGCCAGGAGGAAACCTGCCACGGCGATCCGGCCCGCCGCATGGGCAACGAGTACCTCTACCAGATGCTGGCCAAGAACGCCATCGAGACGCTGGACCGCTACCAGGTGCGCACCATCGTCACCAGCTGTCCGCACTGCTTTCATCAGATCGGCAATGAGTTCCCGCAGCTCGGCGGCCTGTACGAGGTGATCCACCACTCGACGTTCATCGAGCGGCTGCTCGAGGAGAACCGGATCCCGCTGCGCACGGACAGCGGCCGGGAGCTCACCGTCGCCTATCACGATTCGTGTTATCTGGGACGCTACAACGACGTGTACGACGCCCCGCGCGAGACACTCAAGCGCGCGTTACCGATCATGAAGCTCGTGGAACCGGTGCGCCACCGTGACCGAGGCCTGTGCTGTGGCGCCGGGGGCGGGCGCATGTGGATGGAGGAGAGCACGGGCAAACGCATCAACGCCGAGCGCACGGAGGAACTGCTGGCCACCGGGGCCGACACGATTGCGGTGGCCTGTCCGTTCTGCATGACGATGATGAACGACAGCGTGAAGTCGCGCGCCG
- a CDS encoding electron transfer flavoprotein subunit beta/FixA family protein produces the protein MKIAVCIKRVPDMESRFKIAASGTAVDEAGLKFDISDFDAYAVEVALQINEKAGSGETTVICLGPDVVQETIRKALSMGAERGIQLKADSVPADSLAIAKALAAELKEGGYELILFGKHSLDAMTGGAGTMAAELLGLPCLTAASKLEFIDGKAVARRELEGAAELLEFPLPAVVTIDEGIARPRYPSLKGIMAAKKKPLDVKPAQLGEVRVTVEKMGMPADRPPGRIIGTGPDAVPELIRLLQTEAKVL, from the coding sequence GTGAAGATCGCCGTCTGCATCAAACGCGTACCGGACATGGAGTCGCGCTTCAAGATCGCCGCGAGCGGCACCGCGGTCGACGAGGCCGGGCTCAAGTTCGACATCAGTGACTTCGACGCCTACGCGGTGGAGGTCGCCCTCCAGATCAACGAGAAGGCGGGCTCCGGCGAGACGACCGTGATCTGCCTGGGTCCCGACGTGGTCCAGGAGACGATCCGCAAGGCGCTGAGCATGGGGGCCGAGCGCGGCATCCAACTCAAAGCCGACAGCGTGCCGGCCGATTCGCTAGCCATCGCCAAGGCGCTGGCCGCCGAACTCAAGGAAGGCGGCTACGAACTCATCCTGTTCGGCAAACACTCGCTGGACGCGATGACGGGCGGCGCTGGCACGATGGCGGCCGAACTGCTCGGGCTGCCCTGTCTCACGGCGGCGTCAAAGCTGGAATTCATCGACGGCAAGGCCGTGGCGCGGCGCGAGCTGGAAGGCGCCGCCGAGCTTCTGGAATTTCCGCTTCCGGCGGTGGTGACCATTGATGAAGGGATCGCGCGCCCGCGCTATCCGTCGCTCAAGGGCATCATGGCGGCCAAGAAGAAGCCGCTCGACGTGAAGCCCGCGCAGCTGGGTGAGGTGCGGGTGACCGTGGAGAAGATGGGAATGCCCGCCGATCGTCCGCCGGGCCGCATCATTGGCACCGGCCCCGATGCGGTACCGGAGTTGATCCGGCTTCTCCAGACCGAAGCGAAGGTGCTCTGA
- a CDS encoding electron transfer flavoprotein subunit alpha/FixB family protein codes for MPNILAVAETRGGELRKVALEAVTAARALADAAGGGEVHALVFGPPGTGGKTEPLAQHGADKVLVCEHAAYGRSDAESMSATIAARAAGFAVVLLSASAQGKDLAPRVSAKLNAPLLSDCLAVRLSDGSVVVTHPTYTGKVIATLKATPTPVVVSIRPNAVTPAAHAKPLSTETIAPAADPAASRVKVTEVVVGSGAKLDLGEAPVIISGGRGLKEAANFKLVEDLADAFGNAAVGATRAVTDDGWRPHSDQIGQTGRLVSPDLYVAVGISGAIQHLAGMRTSKTIVAINKDAEAPIFKVADYGIVGDALEIVPVFTAAVRAAKQSH; via the coding sequence ATGCCCAATATTCTGGCGGTGGCGGAAACGCGCGGCGGGGAACTGCGCAAGGTGGCGCTCGAGGCGGTGACGGCGGCGCGCGCCCTGGCCGACGCGGCCGGGGGCGGAGAAGTGCATGCCCTGGTGTTCGGTCCGCCGGGGACGGGTGGGAAGACGGAGCCGCTGGCACAACACGGCGCCGACAAGGTGCTGGTGTGCGAGCACGCGGCCTACGGCAGGTCCGACGCCGAGTCGATGAGCGCGACGATTGCGGCGCGGGCGGCGGGGTTCGCCGTGGTTCTTCTCAGCGCGTCGGCGCAGGGCAAGGATCTCGCCCCACGCGTGTCGGCCAAGTTGAACGCGCCGTTGCTGTCCGACTGTCTGGCGGTCCGACTGTCCGACGGGTCGGTTGTCGTCACGCACCCCACGTACACCGGCAAGGTGATTGCGACGTTGAAGGCCACTCCCACGCCGGTGGTCGTGAGCATTCGGCCCAACGCGGTCACGCCCGCGGCTCACGCCAAGCCGCTCAGCACCGAGACCATCGCGCCGGCCGCCGATCCGGCGGCGTCGCGGGTCAAGGTAACGGAGGTGGTGGTGGGCAGCGGCGCCAAGTTGGATCTGGGGGAGGCGCCGGTGATCATCTCCGGCGGGCGCGGGCTCAAAGAGGCTGCGAACTTCAAGCTGGTGGAGGATCTGGCCGACGCGTTCGGCAACGCCGCGGTGGGCGCCACGCGCGCCGTGACCGACGACGGCTGGCGTCCGCACAGCGACCAGATCGGGCAGACGGGCCGGTTGGTGAGTCCCGACCTGTATGTGGCGGTCGGGATTTCTGGTGCGATCCAGCACCTGGCCGGCATGCGCACGTCCAAGACCATCGTGGCGATCAACAAGGATGCCGAGGCGCCGATCTTCAAAGTGGCGGACTACGGCATCGTGGGCGACGCGCTGGAGATCGTTCCGGTGTTCACGGCGGCGGTGCGCGCGGCCAAACAGTCGCACTAA